CGATCGACGGCACGCAACGCAAATTGATCGCGCGCGTCTCGACGCCATCCGGACCGACGCCATAAGCAAAGGCCTGGGTACCACAGGTCGCGCAGAAGCGATGATCGATCTTGTGGGTATTGAATGTGTAGGACACGAGATCGTCTTCGCCCGATTCCAGGGTGAAGCTGCTCGCCGGGAAGAAGGACAACAACATCCCCTTGCGGCGGCAATGCGAACAATTGCAGCTCATCGCGGTGTCCGGCGCATCGGCATCG
This portion of the Sphingomonas sp. So64.6b genome encodes:
- a CDS encoding GFA family protein; amino-acid sequence: MAFEGSCQCGAVNFSVDADAPDTAMSCNCSHCRRKGMLLSFFPASSFTLESGEDDLVSYTFNTHKIDHRFCATCGTQAFAYGVGPDGVETRAINLRCVPSIDLDALTIQKVDGASR